In Leptodactylus fuscus isolate aLepFus1 chromosome 2, aLepFus1.hap2, whole genome shotgun sequence, one genomic interval encodes:
- the LOC142193782 gene encoding neuferricin-like, whose translation MFGYLAAAALCLAAVLVMHTDPWSFTEIPGLSSLFPKKCGVKADRLLSKDELASYHGGQGSPGLYLAVLGQVFDVHKGIKHYGPGGSYSFFAARDASRAYVTGDFTNGGLVDDVSELSPTQMLHLNNWLSFYQKNYAAVGKLIGHFYDEDGNPTKALEDALAVIDVGLKLKEQRLEENKQFPPCNSEFSSDGSRVWCSKNSGGIQRDWVGVPRKLYLAGYDGYRCVCVRTTGPPSENPDSEDHNNRGDLENPSLKEYKDCNPLFDWCLLKE comes from the exons ATGTTCGGATACCTGGCAGCAGCTGCTTTGTGCCTGGCGGCAGTGCTAGTCATGCACACAGATCCCTGGTCCTTCACTGAGATCCCTGGGCTGAGCTCTCTCTTTCCAAAGAAGTGTGGGGTGAAGGCAGACAGGCTGCTTAGTAAGGACGAGCTGGCAAGCTACCATGGGGGGCAGGGAAGCCCTGGCTTGTATCTGGCTGTACTAGGGCAGGTGTTTGATGTACACAAGGGCATAAAGCACTATGGGCCTGGGGGCTCCTACAGCTTTTTTGCAG CGAGAGATGCCTCCCGAGCCTATGTGACTGGTGACTTCACAAACGGCGGCCTAGTAGATGATGTGTCTGAACTGTCACCCACGCAGATGCTGCACCTCAATAACTGGCTGAGCTTTTATCAGAAGAATTATGCAGCAGTTG GTAAACTCATTGGACACTTTTATGATGAAGATGGAAATCCTACAAAAGCTTTAGAGGATGCGTTAGCAGTCATTGATGTTGGGCTGAAGTTAAAAGAGCAGAGACTTGAAGAGAATAAGCAGTTCCCACCATGTAACTCAGAATTTAGCTCTGATGGCAGCAGAGTGTGGTGTTCCAAAAATAG TGGTGGAATACAGAGAGATTGGGTTGGTGTCCCCAGAAAATTGTATCTAGCTGGCTATGATGGATATCGCTGTGTGTGTGTCAGAACTACTGGGCCACCATCAGAAAATCCAGATTCTGAAGATCACAACAACCGTGGAGATCTAGAAAATCCTTCCCTAAAGGAATATAAAGACTGCAACCCTCTGTTTGACTGGTGCTTGCTCAAAGAATGA